The sequence ATAAAAAAAATAAAAAAATATTTTCATACTAACAAAGAAAAATTTTTTAATCCAGAATCTATTAAACTAAAAATTCTTTGTTTAAAAAAACGAACACAATTCATTGATAAAAATAAAAAAAAAAAACTATATTATCACAATAATATAAATAAATATTTAACACAAAAAAAATATAATTACCATTTAATTCAAACTAATAACCTTCAACAAGCAATTCAAATGATACAAAGATTTTCAAATATAAAACAATCCATAAAAAATCAAAAACAAACCATAAAAAATAAAAAAACAAATTTTAATTGTATAAATATTGGGTGGATTGATCAAAAAAATATACCTACTTTTATCAAGAAATTTCAATTAAAAAAAAATGGCGAATATTCTGATATAATCTTTTATAAAAATAATTTTTTTATTTTTAAACTTCACTCTATTAAAAAACCTTACATTAAAAATATTTTATATGCAAAAAAATATATAAAAAAAAAATTAAAATTTAATAATATTATTTTTAAAAAAATGATCCTTAATAACCAATTAAATAAATTATTAAAAAATAAAAATCTAAAATTAGAAACAATATTCTCTAAAAACTGGAAAAAAACTCAAAAAACTCATCCTATTAATTATAAAAATATAACTTATTACTCTCATTCTAGTTATTTTAATCAATATCTTAAAAAAAATTTTTTTTATAAAAAAAATATAAATGTTAATCCATCTATAAAATTTTATATAAATAAGAATAAACACATATATCTTTCACAAATACATTCATATACTAGGAAAAGTTTACAAGATAAAAATATAATTTTTAAAAAGATTGTGCATTTATTTCAATGGAAAAAAATAAATGATAAAAATCACTTATATATAAAAAAATTTTTATTAACTAAAGAGAATAATAAAAAAAAATATTTAAATAAAAAACTTATTGATATTTATCCAACATTAACAATATCCAATCAAAATAATAAAGAAATTGTTAAAATTTTAAATAAATTACCTAAATTAAAAGATAATCGCTACATATATTTTTTGTTTCCTGCTTTAAAAGGGCAAAAACAACTTATTGTTTTAAAAAAAACATTTTTAAAAAAAATTAATAAACAAGAAAAATATATTATTGTTCAACAAATAAAACAACAACTTAAAATGAAAATTATTACAGAAATTTTAAAAAATTTATATAAAAAATCTAAATTAATATACAATTCTTAGAAAGAATATATTTAATAGGAAATTATTCAAAACAACTAAGTAACTATATTATTATATAATATATATTTTATACTTTAAATCATTGACCTAGTTGATTTCAAAAAAAATAAGGCAGCTCAATGGAACTATTAAAACAATTAAAATGGCATTTTAAACAAGAGTGGAAAAGATATACCGGGGCATTTTTTTTATTAATTACAGTAACATTATTACAACTATTTCCAGCTAAAATAATTGGATCAGTAGTTGATTTAATTTTAAATAATCAAGCATCTACTTATATAATCTTACAGCAAGTTTTAAAAATTATTTTAATATCTGCTACAATTTACATATTAAAAAATTTATGGAGAATCTTACTTTTTGGGGCATCATATAATTTAGCATCTGTACTAAGAATACAATTTTGCTCGGCTTTACTAGAGCAAGATACTACATTTTATTCAAAATATAAAAATGGAGATTTAATATCGAGAATATCAAATGATATTGATAGAGTAGTTTTTGCAACAGGAGAAGGTGTATTAACAATCATTGATTCAATTAGTCTAGGATGTTCTATATTTACCATGATGTGCATACAAACAAACTGGAAACTCGCCTTTTTTTCTTTATTTCCTATGCCTATTATGGCTATAATAATAAAAAAATATGGAAATAAATTATATGTAAATTTTCAGAAATCACAAAAATATTTTTCTTATTTAAATAATCAAGCTCAGGATAGTCTTGTTAACATACAAATGATCAAAAGTTTTAAACTAGAAAAAACAGAAATAGAAAAATTTGCTACAGCAGCTCAAAATGTAGAATTAAAAGATTTTGAAGTCTCTAAAATTAGCGCAAAATTCAATCCAATCATTTATGTTTCAATAGCCATCTCTAATTTATTTGCAATATTAGGTGGAAGTTGGTTGATTGTAAAAGAACAATTAACATTTGGGCAATTAACTAGTTTTATTTTATATTTAGGATCTATGGCATGGCCTATACTAGCATTTTCATGGATGTTTAATGTTTTAGAAAGAGGAAATGTTTCTTGGAAAAGAATTAATAAAATAAAAAAAAACATTGATAACAAAAAAAAAAATTCAGTTATTTTAAATGATCTTGAAAATTTTAATAATTTATATGTAAACATCAAGAAATTTATATATCCTACAAGAACAAAACAATCATTACAAAAAATAAAATTTATATTACAAAAAAATACTACATTAGGGATCTGCGGTCCAACTGGATCAGGGAAGACTACTATTATTCGATTACTACAAAAACATTTTGAACTATCATCAGGATATATCAAATATAATCAATATAATATAAAAAATATTTGTAAAAAAAAATGGAGAAATATTGCATCGGTAGTTAATCAAACACCATTCTTATTTTCAGACACTATATTAAATAATATTTCTTTTGGAAAAAAAGAAGTAACCATGAAAAAAATTATACAAGCAGCTAAATTAGCGTGTATTCATCATGAAATAAAAAAATTACAACACGGATACCTTACTCAAGTAGGTGAAAATGGAATTAAATTGTCAGGAGGTCAAAAACAAAGAATTACGATTGCTAGAGCTTTTTTTGTAACTGCTAAAATTTTAATTTTAGATGACCCTTTATCATCTGTGGACTATGAAACAGAATATAAAATTATAAATAATATATATAAATATACAAAAAAAAACCAAGCTACTATTATCATGACCACACATAGACTTTCAATATTAAAAAAATTTAATAATATTATTGTTCTAAAAAATGGAAAAATATTACAATCAGGGGGACATCAAAAATTATTATCTGAAAATAATTGGTATAAAAAAATGTATAATTATCAAAAATCTGAAAAATAAAAATATTTATTATCTAAAAAACTCTCATAAATACAGGAAAAATAATAATGGAAGAGAATAAATATTCTTCATGGAAGATAATAAAAAGACTATTATCTTATTATAATAAAAAAAAATATTTATTATTATCTTCATGTATATTAATTTTATTTAGCATAATTACTGAAATATCTAGTCCTATTATACTTAGTAATTTTATTGCAAATATTATAAAAAATCATACTGTTAAGTTAACATCTATCTTATATTTAGCTATTTCATTTATAACACTACAAATATCATCATCTCTGCTTTGCTATTTTTATACAATCCAATTTAATTCAATGTCAACTAATATTATCAAAAAAATAAGAATTAAAATTCTAACAATTGCATTACAACAACCAATGGAATTTTTTGATAAAAAACCTATCAGCTCAGTAATTACTAAAATTACAAATGATACTGAATCTATTAAAGAATTTTATGATACAATATTATCATCACTCATAAAAAATATTGTATTATTTAGCATGATTTTAATAACTATGTTTACTTTAGAATGGCATATGGCTTTAATTACTTCTATAATTACACCTATTTTAATCTTAATTATAAGAACACATAAATATCATAGTAAACCATCTATTCAAAAAATTAAATCATATGCATCACAGTTAAACACTAAAATTAATGAAATTATTAGTGGAATTACAGTAATTCAACAATTTAATCAAGAAAAAAAATTTATAAAAAAAATTGCAACTCTTAACAAAAAAATATACTTTCATAAAATGCAAATATTAAAAATAGACGGAATCTTATTAAGACCGTTATTAAATTTAATATCTGCTATTCTTTTATCTTGTATTGTGATGACATTAAAATTATTTCCTATCGTAACCTTAAAAATTAGTGTATTACACGCATTTATAAATTACTTAAGATATCTTAACGAACCTCTTGTTATAATAACTAATCAACAATCAATATTACAGCAAGTCATCGTTTCTTCTCAAAGAGTTTTTAAATTTATTGACCTTCCTATCCAAAAATACGGGGAAGATACCCAATTATTACAAAGTGGAGAAATAAAAATAAAAAATATATACTTTTCATATCCTAATACCAAAAAAAATATTTTAGAAAAAATAAACATTAATATTCCAGATAAAAGTTTTATCGCATTAGTTGGAAAAACTGGTAGTGGGAAAACTACATTATCAAATTTAATATCAGGATATTATAAAACTACTAAAGGAAAAATATATTTAGACAAAAAACCAATTAATACACTATCAAATAAAACATTACGTAAAAGTATCTCTATTGTCCAACAGGAACCTACAATTATATGTGATAGTCTTATTAAGAATATATCACTAGGTCGAAATATTAAAAAAAAAGATATTATTAAAGTGATAGATAAAAGTCAATTAAAAACACTTGTAAATACTTTACCTAAAGGATATAAATCTGTTTTAGGAAAAAACGGAGAAAGTTTATCTCAAGGACAAAAACAACTGATAGGAATTGCTAGAATACTAGTATCTAATCCTAAAATACTTATATTTGATGAAGCAACAGCTAGCATAGATTCAGAATCTGAACAAAAAATACAAAAAATATTATCTGAGATAAAAAAAAAATCTACAGTTATTGTTATTGCTCATAGATTATCTACCGTAATAGATGCAGATATGATTATTGTATTAAATAAAGGAAAAATAATTGAAAAAGGGAAACATAAAAAATTGTTAAAAAATAAAAATTTATACTACAAAATGTATAAAAATCAATTAAAAAATAAATAATTATCATCATTTTTATTTTAAATACAAAGTTATTTTATAACTTCTGTTAGAAGTATTAATAAAACCTATATCCTTTAATTTGGCTGCTTCCTTCCAGACCTGACCATTTTTTTAAATTAATAGAATTATTAATAACCTCTAACAGAATATAAATCAATAAAAATGAATTGATTATCAATCGATATATTAAACATCAATACTGAATATAAGTCAAGAAAAAATATACATTTTAATATCAAAAAATTTTATATTAATAATAACGGTAGGAAAAAATGATATATCAAATATTATCAAATAAATGGAGACCTCAAGAATTTAATCAAATTATAGGTCATAAATATCTTATAAAAATGATGGTTAATAGTCTTAATTTAAAACGTATTCATCAATCATGGCTATTATCAGGAATGCATGGAATTGGTAAAACTACCATAGCTCGAATATTAGCTAAAAGCTTAAATTGCAAAAAAGATATCACGTCACAACCATGTAGAACATGCGCTAACTGCAAAGCAATAGAAAAAGGAAAATTTTTAGATTTCATAGAATTAGATGCAGCATCAAAAACAAGAATTGAAGATATAAAAATAATATTAGACTCAACTCAATATCCTCCAATACAAGGAAGATTTAAAATTTACTTAATTGACGAAATACATATGTTATCAAAACATAGTTTTAATGCTTTGTTAAAAATTCTAGAAGAGCCACCAAAATATATTAAATTTATTTTAGCTACCACCCACTTAAAAAAAATACCAAGAACTATACTATCAAGGTGTTTACATGTACACCTATCTTCTATTGAACCAACATGTATATCAAATTATTTAGAACAGATATTAAAAAAAGAAAATATTGATATAAAAAAAGAAATTTTAAATATAATTTCTTATTCTTCTGAAGGGAGTATTAGAAATGCTATAAACAACTTAGAGCTTATTATTTCTTCAATAAAAAAAAAAAAAATAAAAACTAGTTATGTAAATAAATTATTAGGAATTTTTGATAAACATAGTATTTTTATACTAGCTCAAAATATTATTAAAAATAATATCCATAGTGTACTTAAAATACTAGACTATGCTGAAAAAATAGGAGTTCAATGCAATAATATTATATCATCATTAATTATATTCTTTCATAACTTATCTATAATTAAAATTACTACATTAAAAGAAAACAATCTAATAAATGAAAAATCTAAATATAAACAAAAAATTTATATTTTATCTAAAAAAATTCTCTTTCAAGATATACAAAATTATTGTAAAATTCTTATCAGAGGAAAAAAATACCTGAAGTATGCTCCTAGTCCTCGAATTGGAATGGAAATAATATTATTTCAAATATATCAATATACAAATGAAAAATATCATGTTTCATAAAATTAAATTAATTAAAATAAATAAATATATTTATATATAAATAAAAAAATATATTATACTAATAATATCAAACATAAAAAATTTTAAAAAATTTTGCTTAATAAAAAAGAAAAAAAAATGTATACTAATGAAAAAATCAGTGATTTTATGAAACAAGCACAAAAAATGCAACAAAAAATGGAAAAAATAAAAAAAGAAATTAATGCAACAGAAATTAAAGGAACATCTGGAGCAGGTTTAGTAACAGTAACCATGCTAGGAAATTATTATTGTAAGTGTATAACAATACATAATGAAGCTTGGAATGAAAAAAATAAAATATTCCTACAAGATTTAGTTGTCTCGGCTGTTAATAATGCTGTAGAAAAAATTATCATATTACAAAAAAAAAAATTATCACTAGAATCTAGTATTCTAGATGAATCCAATCAATAATATATCACATAAAATATTATAAAATACTACATATCTAATTTATAAAAAAATCCAAAATTTATAATAAAAAAAATAAAAATAATATTTTAATAGAGAAATCTAATATGGAAAATAAAAAAACTTTTTCGTTTCAATCCGAAATTAAAGAATTACTACACTTGATGATTCATTCTCTATATTCTAATAAAGAAATTTTTTTAAGAGAATTAATATCTAATGCATCTGATGCTATAGAAAAAATTAGATTTGAAAAACTATATCATCCAAACAAATATCAAAAAAATACAGATATACCTAAAATAAAAATTTCTATTAAAAAAACAGAAAATAAAATTATTATTTCTGATAACGGAATAGGCATGACTCATGAAGAAGTTATAAAAAACTTAGGAACTATTGCTAAATCTGGAACAAAATCATTTTTAAATAAAATTAATAAAATAGAAAATAAAGAAAAAAATGATTTTATTGGCCAATTTGGTGTAGGATTTTATTCTTCTTTTATAGTGGCTGATAGTGTATCTGTATACACTAAACATGCATCTAATGATGGAGATGAGGGGACTCTTTGGATTTCAAATGGAGAAGGAGATTATACTGTAGAATCTACAACTATAAAAAAACACGGGACTAAAATAATTTTATTTTTAAAAAAAAATGAAAAAGAATTTTTAGAAAACTGGAAAATTAAACAAATTATAAAAAAATATTCAGATCATATTCCAGTTCCAGTAGAATTAGAAAATTATGACGAAAAAACAAAAACTCTTACCTGGGAAAAAATCAATGAAGCACAAGCTATATGGACAAAAAATAAAAATGAAATTTCAAAAGAATCTTATCAAAAATTTTATACATATATAACAAATGATTCTGAAAAACCATTAACATGGAGTCATAATAAAGTTGAAGGAAAGCAAGAATACATTAATATTTTATATATTCCTAAAAAAGCAGCGTGGGATATGTGGCATAAAGAGAATAAACATGGATTAAAATTATATGTAAAACATGTTTATGTTATGGATAAGGCAACACAATTTCTTCCAAACTACTTACGCTTCGTAAAAGGAATTATCGATTCTCAAGATCTTCCTCTTAATATATCTAGAGAAATATTACAAGACAGTTCGGTTACTAATATTTTACGTAAATCATTAACCAAGAAAGTTTTAGGTATGCTGAATTCGCTAAAAAATGAAAATAAGAAAAAATATCAAAAATTTTGGGATACATTTGGTTTAGTTTTAAAAGAAGGATTAGCTGAAGACTCATCTAATCAAAAAGTAATCGCTAATTTATTGAAATTTGCATCTATAAAAACTAAAAAAAAACAACAAATATTATCTTTAAATAAATATATTAGTAATATGACACCGGAACAAAAGAAAATTTATTTTCTTACATCAGATAGCTATAAATCCGGTTTAAGTAGCCCTCATCTAGAAATATTTAAAGAAAAAAATATTGATGTACTTATATTATCAGATAGAATAGATGAATGGATGATGAATTACTTAACTGAATTTAATAATATAAAATTTCAGTCAGTCAGTAAATCAGATAGCTCAATTGAAAAATTAACTTCCGAAAAAAATAATAATATTGATATCAATCAGTTTGATAATTTTATTAAAAAAATAAAAAAAATATTAGATAAAAAAATTAAAGATGTACGTATTACATATCGATTAAAAAATACACCATCTATAGTATTGACAGATACCAATGATATGAGTACACAGATGGCAAAAATTTTTAGCGCTGCTGGGCAACCTGTACCTAAAATAAAATACATATTAGAAATTAATCCCAATCACCCTTTAATCCAAAAAATAAAAAAAGTAGAAAATCAAGAAGAATTTTCTAATTGGATAGATGTATTATTTTTACAATCAGTTTTAGCAGAAAAAGGAAGTTTAGATAATCCAAATATATTTATTGAAAAAATTAATAATCTATTTTTATCATAAAATTTATATATTACTTTTTTTAAAAAAAAAATTTATATAGAAAATCATTTTTTAAAGGAAATTATAATGATACGTATTATTATGCTAGGAGCCCCTGGAAGCGGAAAAGGTACTCAGGCAAATTTGTTGTCAAAATACTTAAAAATACCCTTTATATCTGCTGGAGAAATATTACGTCAAGAAATAAAAAAAAATGAACTAACAAAAAACTATATAAAAAATACCATTAACCAAGGAAAATTAGTAAAAAATAATTTTATTATTAGATTAATTAAAAAAAACATTCAAGAAAAAAACTGCTATAATGGTTTTATATTAGATGGATTTCCAAGAACTATTGAACAAGCTCAATCTTTAAATAAAACGATTCCAATACACTGTGTTATACATCTAAATAGTAAGTATTTAGATATAATAGAAAGAATTGAGGGTAGATTAATACATGAACCTTCAGGGAGAACGTATCATAAAACTTTTAATCCACCAAAAAAAAATAATATAGATGATATAACAGGTGACTTATTAAGTAAAAGAAAAGATGATAAAAAGAGAATCATTAAAAATAGATTGAAAGAATATGATATATATACCAAACCACTAGTTAACTGGTTCAAAAATGAACAAATTCAAAAAAAAATAGAATATCTAGAATTAGATTCTAGTAAATCCATTAACAGAATTAATAAAAAAATAATTGATTACATCAATAGAAAAATAAAATAAAAAATTTTTGCGCTCTACAGGACTCGAACCTGTAACCTACAGCTTAGAAGGCTGTTGCTCTATCCAAATTAAGCTAAGAGCGCGAAAAGATTTATACACTAGCTTAACTTAAAAGCCAGTATTCTTTATTATACGTAATACATTATAAAAGATCAATCAATCTATCTATAAATATGCATTTATATATATAAAAATATCAATCCATATTATATTATGCTTGGAAATTAAAAATAATATTATTAGGTAACAGAAATCATGGAAACAAAAATCTTAGATGGAATAAAAATTTCCAATAAAATAATAAAAAAAATAAAAAAGAAAATAGACAAAAGAAAAAAAAACAAAAAAAAAATTCCTAGCTTAGCCATGATTATTATAGGAAACAATCCAGCTTCTCTGACATATGTACTTAAAAAAAGAGAAGCTTGCAATTTAGTAGGATTTTTTTCAGTATACTGGAATCTTCCAATCAATATCAGTGAAAAAAACTTATTAAAATTAATAAACCAATTAAACTATAATAAACATATCGATGGAATATTGATACAATTACCGTTACCTAAAAATATTAGCTATATAAATATTGTAAATAATATTGATCCTAATAAAGATGTAGATGGATTTCATCCATATAATATTGGATCTTTATATCAATGTAATTCAAAATTTCGATCATGTACACCAAAAGGAATTATGACCTTGCTTAAAAATTATAAAATAAATATATCTGGTTTACATGCAGTAATCATAGGATCATCAAACATAGTCGGGAAACCTATGTGTTTAGAGCTAATTTTAGCTGGCTGTACTACTACACTAACTAATAAATTAACTATCAATTTAAAAAATCATGTTCAAAGGGCAGACTTAATAATTATAGCCGTTGGTCAACCAAACTTTTTATATGGAGACTGGGTAAAAGAAGGAGCCATTGTAATAGATGTAGGAATTAATTATATTAATCAAAATAAAAAAATAGTTGGAGACGTACATTTTGATTCAGTGTCACTTAAAGCATCTTATATCACCCCAGTTCCAGGTGGAATAGGTCCTATGACCATAGCATCGTTGCTCCAAAATTCACTAAAAGCATGCAAAAATTTTAAAAATGATTGATTAAAAAATTTTATTTATTAATTTATTGATTTATTTATCTGTATCTATATACAGATTTATTTAAATGATCTTCAACAATAATTCCTAACTCTAATAACTTAATTCTAATTATATCCGATAAATGCCATTTTTTTTCAAAACGATAATTATTACGCATTTTTATTAAATTTCTAATAATATAAGAATGTTTTATAAAAACTTGATCTAATTTAAATAAAAATTCTTTTGGTTTATGAGTAAATAAACCTAAAATATTACCTAAAAAAATCAAATCAGATGCTAAAATATTAGCTAAATAAAAATTATTTTTTTTAATTTTATTGATATATTTAGATAATTTTCGCAAAACTGAACATGCGACAGGTGTATTGAAATCATTATTCATAGCTTGAAAAAATTGATTTTTAAAATCATCTCTAACTTGTATCCTTCTCAAAGATCGATACGATAAGTTAATAGAACATCCTAAAAGGGACATATAAATCTTTATTAAAATATTCTGAGATTTAATAAGATTTTTTTCAGAATATTCTAATGGATGCCTATAATGTGAAGACAAAAAATAATACCTAATAACTTCAGAATCATATTTTTCTAATAAATTTCGTATCGAGATAGTATTTAATAAAGATTTTGACATTTTTTGTTTATCTAAAACTACCATACCTACATGTATCCAAAATTGTACAGAAAAATTTCTATTCATGCATGTCGATTGAGCTATTTCATTTTCATGATGAGGAAATAATAAATCAATTCCACCTCCATGAATATCTACCGTATTATGAAAATATTTATTGATTATCGAGGAACACTCTATATGCCAACCAGGCCTTCCAAATCCCCAGGGGGAATTCCATAAAGAATCAGAATTATTTTTAATATTGTTATTATACTTCCATAATACAAAATCATCAGATAACCTGTAATCCTTTCCAGCAGAAAAAGAGTCGTAATGAGAAAAATTTCTATATTTACGGTGAGACAGTAATCCATAATTTTTATAACGTAAAATAGAAAAGAGTATGTCTCGATTATCCGAGATATATGCATGTTTATTTTTCAACAAAAGATCAACATTTTTTATAATTTCTTGCATACATTCAGTAACTCTGGGTTCTTCATTAGGAAGAATTAAATTTAAACGTAAAAAATCTTTATTCATATACTTAATCATGCGTTGAGACAAAATAAAAGCCGGTTCTTGATTTTTACGAGCAGTATTTATAATTTTATCATCAATATCAGTAATATTCCTAACATAATTTGTTCGATACCCTAAATGCTGTAGATAACGTACAATTATATCAAATATGAGAAAAGTTCGAGCATGCCCAATATGGCAAATATCATATGTCGTCACGCCACATACATAAATATTTATTTTTTTTTTAGATAACGGTAAAAATAGTTCTTTTTTTTTAGTAAATGTATTAAATATTTTTAACATAGTTATACTCATAACAATACAACCAAAAATATACTATATATAGTAGAATTTTTTTCACTCTAATTCCAATAAAATATTATCATAAAAATTTATATTTTTAAAAAAATAAAACAAAAAAAATAACAAATTATTAATAATAATAACCAAAAAAATAATTAAAATTAATATATTATTTTATTTCAATTCAAAATGAAATATAATATTGTGATAATAAAAATATTAATTTAATTAAATATTAAAAACAATAGTAAAAAAAGATAATTAAAAAAGGAGAGTTTAGAATGGAAAAAAAACTAGAAAAAATTCTCAAATTTCCTTGTACATTTACGTACAAAGTAATCGGTTTGGCTCAACCCGAACTAACTAATAATATTATCAAAATAATACAACATCATATACCGGGAGATTATGCACCTCAAATAAAATCAAGTAATAAAGGAACATATTTATCAATATCTATAACGATTTGTGCGAAAAATTTCAAACAAATAAAAAATTTGTATAATGAATTAAGTAAGATTCATTTAGTTAGAATGGTTTTATAAAAATATTTTGCGATGCGGTATTATTAAATACCTCCGCACCGCAAAAGAACTACCGCTGTTATAAAAAATATAGAATATTTTAATAAATATTAAATACTTACAACATTAGCAGCTGACGGGCCTTTTGCGCCTTCGGTAATTTCGAATTCAACACTCTGACCTTCCGCCAAAGTTTTAAATCCGTTGCTTTGGATAGCAGAAAAATGAACAAAAACATCTTTGCTTCCATCTTCTGGAGTAATGAAACCAAACCCTTTAGATTCATTAAACCATTTTACATTACCTTTAATCTTGGACATCTATATATTACCTTAGAGTGAAAATATAAACTAAAAATTATATCTAGAATCAATATTAAATTCATAAAAATGTACTTATTTTAAGAATAAATTAATTCTAAAAATAGCAATTTATTAAAATTAACATAATTATTAATTAATATAAATTTAAAAGAAA comes from Buchnera aphidicola (Cinara strobi) and encodes:
- a CDS encoding SurA N-terminal domain-containing protein; this encodes MSFLRNFYKKKILLIVTLIITLSIILSHFSSFFIFKKSLPAIQVNKEKIYPEILQLNYETAHKKQEKEIKKFFSKNIHKNEYEQYLFQQVVMKAINESLFKQYANKIDLYMLNKYAKKIIRSSQYFQKNNQFSYSKYFKFINFIGYKHTQYIDALNKKIAAQYLLKVFLKSIIILRSDIKKELKKIIKQKNIQQITFKVKKENLKDTYNIKKIKKYFHTNKEKFFNPESIKLKILCLKKRTQFIDKNKKKKLYYHNNINKYLTQKKYNYHLIQTNNLQQAIQMIQRFSNIKQSIKNQKQTIKNKKTNFNCINIGWIDQKNIPTFIKKFQLKKNGEYSDIIFYKNNFFIFKLHSIKKPYIKNILYAKKYIKKKLKFNNIIFKKMILNNQLNKLLKNKNLKLETIFSKNWKKTQKTHPINYKNITYYSHSSYFNQYLKKNFFYKKNINVNPSIKFYINKNKHIYLSQIHSYTRKSLQDKNIIFKKIVHLFQWKKINDKNHLYIKKFLLTKENNKKKYLNKKLIDIYPTLTISNQNNKEIVKILNKLPKLKDNRYIYFLFPALKGQKQLIVLKKTFLKKINKQEKYIIVQQIKQQLKMKIITEILKNLYKKSKLIYNS
- a CDS encoding ABC transporter transmembrane domain-containing protein — translated: MELLKQLKWHFKQEWKRYTGAFFLLITVTLLQLFPAKIIGSVVDLILNNQASTYIILQQVLKIILISATIYILKNLWRILLFGASYNLASVLRIQFCSALLEQDTTFYSKYKNGDLISRISNDIDRVVFATGEGVLTIIDSISLGCSIFTMMCIQTNWKLAFFSLFPMPIMAIIIKKYGNKLYVNFQKSQKYFSYLNNQAQDSLVNIQMIKSFKLEKTEIEKFATAAQNVELKDFEVSKISAKFNPIIYVSIAISNLFAILGGSWLIVKEQLTFGQLTSFILYLGSMAWPILAFSWMFNVLERGNVSWKRINKIKKNIDNKKKNSVILNDLENFNNLYVNIKKFIYPTRTKQSLQKIKFILQKNTTLGICGPTGSGKTTIIRLLQKHFELSSGYIKYNQYNIKNICKKKWRNIASVVNQTPFLFSDTILNNISFGKKEVTMKKIIQAAKLACIHHEIKKLQHGYLTQVGENGIKLSGGQKQRITIARAFFVTAKILILDDPLSSVDYETEYKIINNIYKYTKKNQATIIMTTHRLSILKKFNNIIVLKNGKILQSGGHQKLLSENNWYKKMYNYQKSEK
- a CDS encoding ABC transporter transmembrane domain-containing protein; translated protein: MEENKYSSWKIIKRLLSYYNKKKYLLLSSCILILFSIITEISSPIILSNFIANIIKNHTVKLTSILYLAISFITLQISSSLLCYFYTIQFNSMSTNIIKKIRIKILTIALQQPMEFFDKKPISSVITKITNDTESIKEFYDTILSSLIKNIVLFSMILITMFTLEWHMALITSIITPILILIIRTHKYHSKPSIQKIKSYASQLNTKINEIISGITVIQQFNQEKKFIKKIATLNKKIYFHKMQILKIDGILLRPLLNLISAILLSCIVMTLKLFPIVTLKISVLHAFINYLRYLNEPLVIITNQQSILQQVIVSSQRVFKFIDLPIQKYGEDTQLLQSGEIKIKNIYFSYPNTKKNILEKININIPDKSFIALVGKTGSGKTTLSNLISGYYKTTKGKIYLDKKPINTLSNKTLRKSISIVQQEPTIICDSLIKNISLGRNIKKKDIIKVIDKSQLKTLVNTLPKGYKSVLGKNGESLSQGQKQLIGIARILVSNPKILIFDEATASIDSESEQKIQKILSEIKKKSTVIVIAHRLSTVIDADMIIVLNKGKIIEKGKHKKLLKNKNLYYKMYKNQLKNK
- the dnaX gene encoding DNA polymerase III subunit gamma/tau, with product MIYQILSNKWRPQEFNQIIGHKYLIKMMVNSLNLKRIHQSWLLSGMHGIGKTTIARILAKSLNCKKDITSQPCRTCANCKAIEKGKFLDFIELDAASKTRIEDIKIILDSTQYPPIQGRFKIYLIDEIHMLSKHSFNALLKILEEPPKYIKFILATTHLKKIPRTILSRCLHVHLSSIEPTCISNYLEQILKKENIDIKKEILNIISYSSEGSIRNAINNLELIISSIKKKKIKTSYVNKLLGIFDKHSIFILAQNIIKNNIHSVLKILDYAEKIGVQCNNIISSLIIFFHNLSIIKITTLKENNLINEKSKYKQKIYILSKKILFQDIQNYCKILIRGKKYLKYAPSPRIGMEIILFQIYQYTNEKYHVS
- a CDS encoding YbaB/EbfC family nucleoid-associated protein, which gives rise to MYTNEKISDFMKQAQKMQQKMEKIKKEINATEIKGTSGAGLVTVTMLGNYYCKCITIHNEAWNEKNKIFLQDLVVSAVNNAVEKIIILQKKKLSLESSILDESNQ